GTCAGCCAGGAAGACCTGGTAAACTTCTACAATCTGGCGGATTTATTTGTACTGCCATCCCTCTACGAAGGTTTTGGCCTGCCTATTCTGGAAGCATTTGCTTGCGGCACACCGGTGGCATGTTCCAATACATCGTCCATGCCCGAAGTCGGCGGTCCTTTGGCAACATATTTTGACCCGCAAAATCCTGTCAGTGTGGCCCAGGCTTTGGAACAATCCATCCATAGCAAGGGCAAGAAAGACGAGGAAATTGCCGACTGGGTAAGCCGTTTCTCCTGGGAAAACTGTTCCAGACAAATCCATAAAATCGCAGAAGACCTTTACGTAAATGGATAACTGAAGATGAACGCCAAGGTGAAAAAATTTCTTTCCACTTTTTTGAAGATTGCCATTAGTCTTGGTGGCCTGGGCTATATCTTCTATAAGGTACCCTTCGGCGAAGTCAGCAGCCACTGGACATCAACCGCCCTGCCGTGGGTTGGCGTCATTTTGTTTTGTACCATCTTCAGCATGATGGTTCAAGCCAATCGTTGGCGCGGCCTGCTGCTAGATGAAGGCAAGAAAGTCCCCTTCAGGACATTCTACGCCTACATCGCTCTGGGATATTTCTTCAACAACCTGCTTCCCAGCGGGTTCGGCGGAGACGCCGTCAAGACAATCGCTTTTGGCAAGAAGTTCGGAAACACGGCGAACTCTGTTGCAGCCGTGGTAATATCCCGAGTGATGGGTCTAATCGCCATGTTCATCTGCTTCTTCATCATGTTGCCCTTCGTCATTACACGCCTAAATATCCCAGCGGTATATACAGGAGCCGTCTGTGGTGTGGCTTTGCTAAGCGTCTTGATTATTGTCGCAGGATTATTTTCAGATAAATTAAAACTTCCTGCAGGATTAACACGACGGGTTCCATTCCTTCTAAAACTTCAGGATGCGTTCTCCATCTATCGCGGCTACAAGAAAGCGTTCTTTATGTCAGGGCTGGACTCCATCTGGCTTCAGAT
This DNA window, taken from Fibrobacter sp. UWR4, encodes the following:
- a CDS encoding lysylphosphatidylglycerol synthase transmembrane domain-containing protein, whose translation is MKIAISLGGLGYIFYKVPFGEVSSHWTSTALPWVGVILFCTIFSMMVQANRWRGLLLDEGKKVPFRTFYAYIALGYFFNNLLPSGFGGDAVKTIAFGKKFGNTANSVAAVVISRVMGLIAMFICFFIMLPFVITRLNIPAVYTGAVCGVALLSVLIIVAGLFSDKLKLPAGLTRRVPFLLKLQDAFSIYRGYKKAFFMSGLDSIWLQISSILIHYSYFQAVGVPVDLATITVFMTITITITMLPISINGIGLRENLNVSLFTGLLGIPADIVLAAALIGYIPMLFQAAQGAVVLARYKATK